The Prunus persica cultivar Lovell chromosome G7, Prunus_persica_NCBIv2, whole genome shotgun sequence genome has a segment encoding these proteins:
- the LOC18771667 gene encoding eukaryotic translation initiation factor 3 subunit K, which translates to MGREVPQQQQQQVALAVEQLLAVNPYNPDMLSDLENYVNEQVSSQTYNLDANLCLLRIYQFEPDRMSTQIVARILVKALMAMPSPDFGLCLFLIPERVQMEEQFKTLTVLSHYLETGRFSQFWDEASKNRHIVEAVPGFEQAIQAYAIHVLSLTYQRVPRSVLAEAINIEGLSLDKFLEHHVANNGWILEKGHGRGQLIVLPRNEFNHPELKKSTDDGIPLEHVARIFPILG; encoded by the exons ATGGGGAGAGAGGTTCCacaacaacagcagcagcaggtgGCGTTGGCGGTGGAGCAGCTGCTGGCTGTGAATCCGTACAACCCCGACATGCTTTCCGATCTTGAAAACTACGTTAACGAGCAG GTTTCTTCACAAACTTATAATCTCGATGCCAATCTCTGCCTTCTTCGTATCTATCAG TTTGAGCCGGACCGTATGAGCACTCAAATTGTTGCCCGCATCTTGGTTAAG GCACTGATGGCAATGCCCTCCCCTGATTTCGGCCTTTGTCTATTCTTAATCCCAGAAAGAGTG CAAATGGAGGAGCAGTTCAAGACACTCACTGTCCTATCTCACTATTTGGAG ACTGGAAGGTTCAGTCAATTCTGGGATGAAGCATCCAAGAATCGTCACATAGTTGAAGCTGTCCCAG GTTTTGAGCAAGCAATTCAAGCCTATGCAATTCATGTTCTTTCCTTGACGTACCAAAGGGTTCCCCGATCTGTGCTTGCTGAG GCTATCAATATTGAAGGCCTATCCCTGGACAAATTCCTTGAGCACCATGTAGCCAATAACGGTTGGATTCTTGAGAAAGGTCATGGAAGGGGTCAACTCATTGTCCTGCCTCGAAATGAATTTAACCATCCAGAGCTGAAAAAGAGCACAGACGATGGCATTCCATTAGAGCACGTGGCTCGTATCTTCCCCATTCTAGGTTGA